A section of the Geminocystis sp. M7585_C2015_104 genome encodes:
- a CDS encoding diguanylate cyclase: protein MSSYNPKNCLILAVDDNLLSRALLENILQAEGYRTKIMADSEEVLVYLEYHNPDLILLDLVMPKIDGLRLCRQIKSNPKCKDIPIIFITASEEKENLLQAFKIGAVDYITKPFHPQELLARVRTHLDLKFTRDELRKALRELEKLATTDELTGVANRRHFSSIAEREFNLAKRQKRHFSILVLDIDFFKKINDTYGHAAGDYVIKSVACYCNQTIRKEDILARWGGEEFIILLPETALQDAVRTACRLREGIANLNLEFDSHPIAVTVSIGVSYFHEADASLNDTIIRGDQALYRAKNLGRNVVVDENGIPYKRWYGD, encoded by the coding sequence ATGAGTAGCTATAATCCCAAAAATTGTTTGATTCTGGCAGTGGATGACAATTTGTTGAGTAGGGCTCTGTTGGAGAACATTTTACAGGCAGAGGGGTACAGGACTAAAATAATGGCGGACAGCGAAGAGGTGTTGGTGTATCTAGAGTATCATAATCCCGACCTAATTTTGTTGGATTTAGTAATGCCAAAAATTGACGGTTTAAGGCTATGTAGACAGATAAAAAGTAATCCAAAGTGCAAGGATATACCCATAATTTTCATCACCGCTAGTGAAGAGAAAGAAAACCTCCTTCAGGCCTTTAAGATTGGTGCGGTGGATTATATAACAAAGCCTTTTCACCCTCAGGAATTGTTGGCGAGAGTGAGAACCCATTTAGACCTAAAATTTACCAGGGATGAGTTGAGAAAGGCCCTCAGGGAGTTAGAGAAGTTAGCCACCACTGATGAGTTAACCGGGGTAGCCAATCGTCGCCACTTTAGCAGCATAGCTGAGAGAGAATTTAACCTAGCAAAAAGACAAAAAAGACATTTTTCAATTCTGGTTTTAGATATTGACTTTTTCAAAAAAATAAACGACACCTATGGACATGCAGCCGGGGATTATGTAATCAAGTCAGTGGCCTGTTACTGTAACCAAACCATAAGGAAAGAGGATATACTAGCCCGTTGGGGAGGGGAGGAGTTTATTATCCTCTTGCCGGAGACCGCGTTACAAGACGCAGTACGGACTGCCTGTCGCCTGCGGGAGGGGATTGCCAATCTAAATTTAGAATTTGACTCTCATCCCATCGCGGTGACGGTTAGTATAGGCGTGTCCTATTTTCATGAAGCAGATGCCAGTCTAAATGATACCATCATCAGGGGCGACCAAGCCTTGTATAGGGCAAAGAATCTTGGCCGCAACGTGGTGGTAGACGAGAATGGGATTCCCTACAAACGTTGGTACGGGGATTAG
- the cimA gene encoding citramalate synthase — MREKRIWVYDTTLRDGAQREGIALSLTDKLKIVRKLDEMGIPFIEGGWPGANPKDVELFRQLRVTPPKKAEVVAFCATRRPGNKCEQDSLLQAILEAETRWVTVFGKSWDLHVTQGLQTSLEENLAMIQETIAFFRQRGRQVIYDAEHWFDGYKANPDYALATLRAAIAGGAQWLVFCDTNGGCLPHEVSSIISEVVAKLSSDLTHNIGLGIHTHNDSGTAVANALAAVLAGVTMVQGTINGYGERCGNADLCTLIPNLQLKLGYKCLEDEQLQKLTATSRYVSEIANLAPDDHAPFVGKSAFAHKGGVHVSAVLRNPVTYEHIEPERVGNARRIVISEQAGQSNVISKVRELGLNLDKQDPRLREILQKLKDLEYEGYQFEGAEASFDLLILSCVGLRKKFFTIKGFQVHCDLLAPEDNSSFSHSLATVKVLVDGQELLEVAEGNGPVSALDHALRKALMQFYPEIGQFHLTDYKVRILDGSAGTSAKTRVLVEFSNGEQSWTTVGVSTNIITASYQAVVEGIEYGLLLSHGTINNPGKQLAL, encoded by the coding sequence ATGAGGGAAAAAAGAATTTGGGTATATGACACAACCCTGAGAGATGGCGCCCAGAGGGAGGGAATAGCACTGTCTTTGACGGATAAACTCAAAATTGTGCGCAAATTGGACGAAATGGGCATTCCCTTCATCGAGGGGGGATGGCCAGGTGCCAATCCCAAGGATGTGGAGTTGTTTCGGCAGTTGCGAGTCACGCCCCCGAAGAAAGCGGAAGTGGTAGCCTTCTGTGCTACTCGTCGTCCGGGAAACAAGTGCGAACAGGATTCCCTCCTACAGGCCATTTTGGAGGCCGAAACCAGATGGGTGACTGTTTTTGGTAAGTCCTGGGACCTCCATGTTACTCAGGGACTACAGACAAGTTTAGAAGAGAACCTGGCGATGATCCAGGAAACCATTGCTTTTTTTAGACAAAGGGGGCGCCAGGTGATATACGATGCGGAACACTGGTTTGACGGTTATAAGGCCAATCCGGACTACGCCTTAGCCACCTTAAGGGCCGCCATAGCCGGTGGAGCCCAATGGCTAGTATTTTGTGATACCAATGGCGGCTGTCTTCCCCACGAAGTTTCTTCTATCATCAGTGAGGTTGTGGCCAAACTCTCCTCGGATTTGACCCACAATATAGGACTAGGTATTCATACTCATAACGATAGTGGAACGGCAGTGGCCAACGCCCTGGCGGCGGTGTTGGCAGGGGTGACAATGGTACAGGGGACCATTAACGGCTATGGGGAAAGATGTGGCAATGCCGACTTGTGTACCCTGATACCCAATCTACAATTGAAATTGGGGTATAAATGTTTGGAGGACGAGCAACTACAAAAGTTGACGGCAACCAGCCGTTATGTGAGTGAGATTGCAAACCTAGCCCCGGATGACCATGCGCCCTTTGTGGGGAAGTCAGCCTTTGCCCATAAGGGGGGCGTCCACGTGTCCGCAGTACTCCGTAACCCTGTGACTTACGAACATATTGAACCAGAAAGGGTGGGCAATGCAAGAAGGATAGTGATTTCCGAGCAGGCAGGCCAAAGTAACGTAATCTCCAAGGTGAGGGAACTGGGTTTGAATCTGGACAAACAAGACCCGCGGCTGAGGGAAATATTGCAGAAATTGAAGGATTTGGAATATGAAGGGTACCAGTTTGAAGGGGCTGAGGCAAGTTTTGATTTGTTAATTCTCTCCTGTGTGGGACTGAGAAAGAAATTCTTCACCATCAAGGGATTTCAAGTCCACTGTGACTTGTTGGCCCCAGAGGATAACTCTTCTTTTAGCCATTCCCTAGCCACCGTCAAGGTATTGGTGGACGGACAGGAGTTATTAGAAGTGGCAGAAGGCAATGGGCCAGTGTCAGCCCTGGATCATGCCCTGAGAAAGGCTCTTATGCAGTTTTATCCGGAAATAGGCCAGTTCCACCTCACCGACTATAAAGTCCGCATACTAGACGGATCAGCCGGAACTTCTGCAAAAACAAGGGTTTTGGTGGAATTCAGTAACGGCGAACAGAGTTGGACCACCGTGGGGGTTTCTACTAACATAATCACTGCTTCTTATCAGGCGGTGGTAGAAGGGATTGAATATGGTCTATTGCTCTCCCATGGGACAATCAATAACCCTGGCAAACAGCTTGCTCTGTAA
- the acnB gene encoding bifunctional aconitate hydratase 2/2-methylisocitrate dehydratase, producing MDWLAEYHQHVVERARLGIPPLPLNPKQVSQLCDSLLNPPEELKEELLTLLRERVPVGVDEAAYVKAGFLTAIAKGELNCPVIPPQEAVRLLGTMMGGYNVQSLIDLLQFPDSSIASEAAIALSKTLLVFDAFHDVVELAKDNPYAKRVLDSWAAGEWFTARPKVPEKITVTVFKVPGETNTDDLSPAIHATTRPDIPLHALSMLESRFPEALAIIAQLKQKGYPVAYVGDVVGTGSSRKSAINSLLWHIGHDIPFVPNKRAGGYILGGKIAPIFFNTAEDAGAMPIECDVTSLNTGDVINIYPYQGKITNEKDELLTTFTLKPVTLLDEVRAGGRIPLLIGRGLTDKARQALGLEPSNLFIRPTPPPDTGKGFTLAQKIVGKACGVKGVRPGTACEPVVTTVGSQDTTGPMTRDELKELACLGFSADLVLQSFCHTAAYPKPVDIKIHKELPDFFASRGGVVLRPGDGIIHSWLNRMLLPDTVGTGADSHTRFPLGISFPAGSGLVAFAAALGSMPIDMPESVLVRFKGELQPGVTLRDIVNAIPWVAIQQGKLTVGKENKINVFNGRIMEIEGLPNLKVEQAFELTDATAERSCAACTIKLSEETVAEFLRSNISLLKNMIARGYQDARTLLRRIAKMEQWLANPTLLSADEDAEYADVIEIDLNQIKEPIVAAPNDPDNVKLLSECAGDKIDEVFIGSCMTNIGHYRAAAKILEGAGRVKTVLWICPPTRMDEQQLRNEGVYSIFAAAGARTEMPGCSLCMGNQARVQDYATVFSTSTRNFDNRMGKGARVYLGSAELAAVCALLGRIPTVEEYMEIVKEKIDPFRGELYRYLNFHEIEGFEDEGRIIPPEKMPKLEEIKI from the coding sequence ATGGACTGGTTGGCAGAATATCATCAACACGTAGTAGAAAGAGCTCGTCTAGGCATTCCCCCGTTACCACTAAACCCTAAGCAAGTATCGCAACTGTGTGACAGTTTGTTAAACCCACCAGAGGAATTAAAAGAGGAATTACTAACACTGCTAAGAGAAAGAGTCCCAGTGGGTGTGGATGAAGCGGCTTATGTCAAGGCGGGGTTTTTAACAGCTATTGCCAAAGGAGAGTTAAACTGTCCTGTAATCCCCCCCCAAGAGGCAGTGCGGCTGTTGGGCACCATGATGGGGGGTTATAATGTTCAATCCCTTATAGACCTTTTACAGTTCCCAGACTCTAGTATAGCTTCAGAGGCCGCCATCGCTCTATCTAAAACTCTGTTGGTGTTTGATGCCTTCCATGACGTGGTAGAATTGGCCAAAGACAACCCCTATGCCAAACGGGTGTTAGATTCTTGGGCAGCAGGAGAATGGTTTACCGCCAGGCCAAAAGTACCAGAAAAAATCACCGTAACCGTATTCAAAGTGCCCGGGGAAACCAATACTGACGACTTGTCGCCAGCTATCCATGCCACCACTCGTCCGGACATCCCCCTCCATGCCCTGTCCATGCTAGAATCCAGATTCCCAGAGGCATTGGCAATTATCGCCCAGTTAAAACAAAAAGGCTATCCCGTTGCCTATGTGGGGGATGTAGTGGGTACAGGTTCTTCTCGTAAATCAGCAATAAATTCCCTTCTGTGGCATATAGGCCATGATATACCCTTTGTACCCAACAAGAGAGCCGGAGGCTACATTTTGGGCGGCAAAATAGCCCCCATCTTCTTCAACACCGCCGAGGATGCCGGTGCCATGCCCATCGAGTGTGATGTCACCTCCCTAAACACCGGTGATGTTATTAATATCTACCCCTACCAGGGGAAAATTACTAACGAGAAAGACGAACTCCTGACTACCTTTACCCTCAAACCCGTCACCCTCCTCGATGAAGTCCGTGCCGGTGGGCGCATCCCCCTGTTAATCGGTAGAGGCCTAACTGATAAGGCCCGTCAGGCTTTAGGCTTAGAACCCAGTAACCTGTTTATAAGACCTACGCCTCCCCCAGATACCGGCAAAGGATTCACCCTAGCCCAGAAAATCGTAGGTAAGGCCTGTGGCGTAAAGGGGGTACGTCCTGGCACCGCCTGTGAACCTGTAGTAACCACTGTAGGTTCTCAAGATACAACGGGACCTATGACCCGGGACGAGTTGAAGGAATTGGCCTGTCTGGGTTTCAGTGCAGATTTGGTGTTGCAGTCATTCTGTCATACAGCCGCCTATCCCAAACCAGTAGACATAAAGATTCACAAAGAGTTGCCTGATTTCTTTGCTAGCAGGGGAGGTGTGGTGTTACGTCCCGGAGATGGTATTATCCATTCCTGGTTAAACCGCATGTTGCTGCCCGACACAGTGGGCACTGGTGCCGATTCCCATACCCGTTTCCCCCTGGGCATCTCCTTCCCCGCAGGCTCGGGTTTAGTGGCCTTTGCCGCCGCCTTGGGCTCAATGCCTATAGACATGCCCGAGTCGGTGTTGGTCAGGTTTAAGGGGGAGTTACAGCCGGGTGTCACCCTCCGAGACATTGTCAATGCCATTCCCTGGGTGGCCATTCAACAGGGCAAATTGACAGTGGGCAAGGAGAATAAGATAAACGTCTTTAATGGCCGGATAATGGAAATTGAAGGGTTGCCTAATTTAAAGGTGGAACAGGCCTTTGAGTTAACAGATGCCACGGCTGAACGCTCCTGTGCCGCCTGTACCATCAAACTGAGCGAGGAGACAGTGGCGGAATTTTTGCGATCTAATATCAGTCTTTTGAAAAACATGATTGCCAGGGGGTATCAAGATGCCCGCACTCTCCTCCGTCGCATTGCCAAGATGGAGCAGTGGCTGGCCAACCCCACCCTCCTTTCAGCAGACGAAGACGCTGAATACGCTGATGTTATCGAAATTGACCTAAATCAAATCAAAGAGCCCATTGTGGCAGCCCCCAATGACCCAGACAACGTCAAACTCTTGAGTGAGTGCGCTGGCGACAAAATCGATGAGGTATTTATAGGGTCTTGTATGACAAACATAGGACATTACAGAGCCGCCGCCAAGATTTTAGAGGGGGCAGGCAGAGTAAAAACTGTGTTGTGGATATGTCCTCCTACCCGCATGGATGAGCAGCAGTTGCGCAACGAGGGAGTATATAGCATTTTTGCTGCCGCCGGCGCCAGAACCGAAATGCCAGGGTGTTCTCTGTGTATGGGCAATCAAGCCCGTGTTCAGGATTATGCCACCGTCTTTTCTACCTCCACCCGCAACTTTGACAACCGTATGGGTAAGGGGGCAAGGGTTTATCTCGGTTCGGCCGAACTTGCTGCCGTTTGTGCCCTTCTTGGTAGAATCCCCACTGTGGAGGAATACATGGAAATTGTTAAAGAGAAAATTGACCCCTTCCGCGGCGAATTATATCGCTATTTAAACTTCCATGAAATTGAGGGATTTGAAGACGAAGGGCGCATTATACCCCCTGAAAAAATGCCAAAATTAGAAGAAATAAAAATTTAA
- a CDS encoding VOC family protein, whose amino-acid sequence MSNFIFHLAIPITDVGEAKRFYSELLGCQVGRVNQSAIIFNFYGHQLVGHITKEVLSPPQGIYPRHFGIIFPEKSDWDTLLSRCEKSNIPFYQPPKIRFPGQITEHHTFFLQDPFFNILEFKFYVHHEAIFGANHFAQIGDR is encoded by the coding sequence ATGAGTAATTTTATCTTCCATTTGGCTATTCCTATTACTGATGTTGGCGAGGCAAAACGGTTTTATAGCGAATTGTTAGGCTGTCAGGTAGGTAGAGTTAACCAGTCTGCTATTATTTTCAACTTTTATGGCCATCAACTGGTAGGGCATATTACTAAAGAAGTATTATCGCCTCCCCAAGGCATTTATCCTCGTCATTTTGGTATTATCTTCCCAGAAAAATCAGACTGGGATACCTTGTTGTCCCGTTGTGAAAAGTCTAATATCCCCTTTTATCAGCCGCCAAAAATTCGTTTTCCCGGCCAAATTACTGAACACCACACCTTCTTTTTACAGGATCCCTTTTTCAACATACTAGAGTTCAAATTTTATGTCCATCACGAGGCAATTTTTGGGGCTAATCATTTTGCCCAAATAGGTGACAGATGA
- a CDS encoding MEKHLA domain-containing protein: MPQEIWQQQEIVRWTKILLDSYKDLFGKELIERSKDALKDSENLFHADFVVFSHNTNPDPLYNYANKKGLQLWEMTWEELVKTPSRTTTEPLLREERERLLKQTAEKGFVCNFKGIRISKTGKKYYIKDITLWNLRDEKGLFCGQAATFSQWEKIE, translated from the coding sequence ATGCCCCAGGAAATTTGGCAACAACAAGAAATAGTAAGATGGACAAAAATCCTCCTGGACAGTTATAAAGATTTGTTTGGGAAAGAACTAATCGAACGTAGCAAAGATGCCTTAAAAGATTCTGAAAATTTATTCCATGCCGATTTTGTAGTTTTCTCCCACAATACTAACCCAGACCCTCTATACAATTATGCCAACAAAAAGGGACTACAATTGTGGGAGATGACTTGGGAGGAACTGGTAAAAACCCCCTCCCGCACCACCACTGAGCCTCTGCTGAGGGAAGAAAGGGAAAGACTGTTAAAACAAACGGCGGAAAAGGGCTTTGTCTGCAACTTTAAGGGAATTAGAATATCTAAAACCGGCAAAAAATACTACATAAAAGACATAACCCTTTGGAATCTGAGGGACGAAAAAGGGCTATTCTGTGGCCAAGCAGCCACCTTCTCCCAGTGGGAAAAAATAGAATAA
- a CDS encoding acyltransferase family protein has protein sequence MEFKEQIEADKSQCSGWSLEERDPKVIEKLMPFWGFLYEYYFRVRTGGWENIPEGQVLLVGSHNGGLAAPDMIMMIYDWFRFFGTERLAYGLMHPLIWDIYPQVAKVATKTGAIRAHPSMAIAAIEKGATVLVYPGGGEDVFRPYWEKQKIKFMGRKGFIKLALKYHLPIIPLLSKGAHDSLFVIADIYRELKGIIPWAIQEEPRVFPIYLGLPWGLAVGPLPNIPLPVQITTRVCPPIYFPRYGESVSKKRDYVQQCYDLVVSRMQAELDRLYQED, from the coding sequence ATGGAATTTAAGGAACAAATAGAAGCCGATAAGAGCCAATGTTCGGGATGGTCGTTGGAGGAAAGGGACCCAAAAGTAATAGAAAAATTAATGCCCTTTTGGGGGTTTTTATATGAGTACTATTTTCGGGTAAGAACTGGCGGCTGGGAAAATATTCCCGAAGGACAAGTGCTACTGGTGGGCTCCCATAATGGCGGTTTGGCAGCCCCCGACATGATAATGATGATCTATGACTGGTTTCGTTTTTTTGGCACCGAAAGACTGGCCTATGGATTAATGCACCCCCTGATCTGGGACATATACCCCCAAGTGGCAAAAGTAGCGACTAAAACCGGCGCTATCCGAGCCCACCCCTCTATGGCTATAGCCGCCATCGAAAAAGGGGCAACCGTCCTAGTGTACCCTGGAGGAGGCGAAGATGTCTTCCGACCCTACTGGGAAAAGCAAAAAATTAAATTTATGGGGCGTAAGGGTTTTATTAAACTAGCCTTAAAATACCACCTACCCATCATCCCCCTCCTCTCCAAGGGAGCTCATGATAGTTTGTTTGTAATAGCAGATATATATAGAGAACTGAAAGGCATAATACCATGGGCAATACAAGAAGAACCACGGGTCTTCCCCATATATTTGGGGTTGCCCTGGGGATTGGCAGTGGGGCCCTTGCCTAATATACCCCTGCCAGTACAAATCACCACCCGTGTCTGTCCACCTATTTATTTCCCCCGCTATGGGGAGTCTGTTAGTAAGAAGCGAGATTATGTACAACAGTGTTACGATTTGGTAGTAAGCAGGATGCAGGCAGAATTGGACAGGTTGTATCAGGAGGACTAA
- a CDS encoding Hpt domain-containing protein, which yields MDGGNNEKIVGYFIEEAKEHLETIEKGILELELAVEDKERINELFRAAHSIKGGAAMLNFTAIQKAAHRLEDAFKILRDQPIQPDPTLESLFLRAYDTLQDLIERLQGPFGLSPEEGEQIMKEAEPRFVELLNYIEQLASGDVPPPTTEKLTLTSVTAAKASSNPVTATSKSNTENTEVTRQAPPAEEKITVKVKQILQQMLAIFKQEPTPNNRQQLQGLCDKLAQLAPGESGWQNLIKCAKQAIANPKHSYRLLAPVVIKEIKLAGDCLDVGKGSEIIPSQGLEQLAYSKLPQVLVTVDPVIAADTLSKVFTKEQIAKLVSLLQAHN from the coding sequence ATGGACGGTGGCAACAACGAAAAAATAGTAGGTTATTTTATCGAAGAAGCAAAGGAACACCTGGAAACCATTGAAAAGGGGATTTTGGAGTTGGAATTGGCAGTAGAAGACAAAGAGAGAATAAATGAATTATTCCGGGCGGCACACTCCATCAAGGGGGGGGCGGCAATGCTCAATTTTACGGCAATTCAGAAGGCGGCACACCGTTTGGAAGACGCCTTCAAAATCCTCAGGGATCAACCTATTCAGCCTGACCCCACCCTAGAAAGTCTTTTCCTAAGAGCCTACGATACTTTACAGGATTTGATCGAACGATTGCAAGGTCCCTTTGGCTTGTCGCCTGAGGAAGGGGAACAAATCATGAAAGAAGCCGAGCCCCGCTTTGTGGAGTTACTTAACTATATAGAACAATTAGCCAGTGGGGATGTGCCGCCTCCCACCACAGAAAAACTTACACTAACCTCTGTAACTGCTGCCAAAGCGTCATCTAACCCCGTTACTGCCACCTCCAAGTCAAATACAGAGAATACAGAAGTAACACGGCAAGCTCCGCCGGCAGAGGAGAAGATTACTGTCAAAGTAAAACAAATTCTACAACAAATGTTGGCTATATTCAAACAAGAGCCTACCCCCAACAACCGTCAACAGTTACAAGGTTTATGCGATAAACTGGCCCAACTGGCACCAGGGGAGAGTGGTTGGCAGAATCTAATCAAATGTGCCAAGCAAGCCATAGCTAACCCCAAACACTCCTATCGTCTTTTAGCACCAGTGGTTATCAAGGAAATCAAATTGGCGGGGGATTGTTTAGATGTGGGCAAGGGCTCGGAAATTATACCTTCTCAGGGACTAGAACAACTGGCCTATTCTAAATTGCCCCAGGTGTTGGTGACAGTAGATCCAGTTATTGCCGCCGATACCCTTTCTAAGGTGTTTACTAAGGAACAGATAGCCAAACTGGTCAGCCTGTTGCAGGCTCACAATTAG